AACTGGGTCCTGATTGGTCATCTAAACTTAGGAGCTTTGATTATGAGCCATTGGCTGCTGCTAGTATTGGACAGGTCATTTCATTCCCAAGCCATCTAATGTTAACTATGTAGCTTATacttatctttcttcttctctcgaaGTTATTCATTCCTTTTGCCATGTCACaagatcaaagaaagcaattctTAAAAGGCTTAGTAATTACATCTCCAATTTCCAATCTGTTTAATCTAATTTTAACTGAATTTGGTTCAGTTGATTTATGTTTACTTTGATTTTGAAAGGCTGATTTACCTTCTTCCTTTCAGGTTCACCGGGCTGTTATGAAGGATGGTTTGGAGGTTGCTATGAAAATACAGTATCCTGGTGTTGCAGATAGCATTGAAAGCGATATTGAGAATGTTAGGCGGCTTCTAGATTATACAAATCTCATCCCAAAAGGGCTTTTTCTTGATAAAGCTATGAAGGTAAATTGATTCATTGTGATAGCATTTTTGATGTTGATTCcctataaaatttttaattattctgaATTTGACTGATTGCTTTTCAACCATCTAAACATTCAACAATAAAATTTATGCTGCCCTTCCAAGTATTTAGCAACCATGAACACTCTTGTACTATTGTTCAAACACATTATTTACTTCGATTCTGCAAATAGTCTCAGATTTCTTTCATTTCCAATTTTAAAACCCAAATATCAATCTTTGTAGATCTCAATGCCTCAAGACATAATtctaaagaaggaaagaaacaaACTTTTGtgttaaattataaaaataatcatGGGTAATGTTGAACTTTTTACAGGTGGCAAAAGAGGAACTATCTCGAGAATGTGATTATGTGTTGGAAGCCACAAATCAAAAACGATTCCATGGGCTACTGTCTGGTTCAGAAGGATTCTATGTTCCTATGGTCTTTGATGAGATTTCAAGCAGAAGAGTTTTAACAACAGAGCTTGTAACAGGTAATAGACATCTGCTCTGTATCACTCTTCTTTTCTAAATAACTGAAAGTTTTGGAATCTTGATCTTATCCCAGTTTGCTAGTGTATTCTAGTGTATCCTGAGCCCGAGGTATGCTTGGCTGTAATATGAAAGATAATGTTCATTGTCTCTATCATTTATAGGATAGGTTTCTAAAAGTATTACATAAGTATTCTATTGACTTCTTTACTGTATTGATTACATTTATGATGAAGTGTACTATTATTGCTTCTTCTTGCTTTAATTCATTTTCTTGAGATTTTAAGGCACCAATTGCTTCAATGGGGGGTCATGGATTTGtgagtttgtttgtttgttttcctaacaACTGCTTGTGATTGCACTTGGAAAGATAAACCCAGATTAAGCTGATTCTTGCAatgttttattaaataatataaaatcacTAGTGCTAACTGAAGCATGGAAGCGTATATGAAGCTAGTAATATTGAATACTTTAAAAATGTATGGCAAGAGTTTGATTTCATactagataaatccttgttattTGCACACGTTGTTAGGCTCCCCTTCTCAGAAACTATTGCTCTCTATATTTTCCATTTGGGAATTTAATCTCAATTTCTGTATATCTGCACTCTGCATTTTGGAAATTGGATCTAAGAGGCATTAAAATGCATGGGTAATTTGGAAGATTAAATTGAGTGACAGACTATTTTGAGTCTTTGTTAACCATCCCGTGAAGCATATTAATTTTGTATCACTTCCCCCGCATGCTAAAACTATGCTCCTTATCCCATTTATTAGTATTATTCTGACCAAGCATTTGGATCTTTCTTCAAACATTTTGGTTATTTCATTGTTGGACATATGTAATGGTTGAGTTCTCAAATGAAAACTGAGAATTGCATTTCTTTGAGTTTGAAGTGTACTTGTCTTGCTGAAGATGTATATTCCTTGGAAAAGCTTTGTAGGCTTTCTCGATGCTGAAATTTTGGTAGTCATGACAGGTTGCTTGTCTAGACTGGAGTAGTTCCTTAATTGAACTTTTCTCTTTGTGAAAAGACAAGTCATATTCCTCTcaaagttttatttatttatttttttatgttaatAATTAATAAGAAAAATCATTATATGCTTgtgcagcattttcattatggatAAAGGTCAAAAGTTTTGATAGACAATGCAGTTTTTCATGCTAACCAGTTTTTTTGACTTCCTGTTTTACTATGCTCAGGAATTCCAATTGATAAGGTGGCACTACTAAGTCAGGAAACTCGTAACTATGTTGGGAAAAAATTGCTTGAGCTGACTCTGAAGGAGTTATTTGTTTTCCGCTTCATGCAGGCATGATCTCGCCCTATTATATACTTATGTCCTTGAAATCAAATAAAAGCTTCAATCCCCTAGTGTGTTCTTCTGAGACTTAGACCTTGTTTGGCAAAGCTTTTGGTAAGCTAGAAAGCGCTTTTTGGCCCtttaaaagcacttttagatggTATAGTAGTATTTAgtaaaaaaatcagaaagttgTTTTAACTTTATTGGATAGCTGAAAACATCTATTGGGGAAAAGctctattttggagctttttcccaaaagtgctttttggccaatattggaaagctgttttgattttaataaaaaaattttgatgACCAAAAAGCCCACCAACAAATCTCATGAttatatcttatattatatcatatcatatcataatatattattatactataaatataatataatataataataaattaataaaatattataatacattatattttcttattacatcataatataataatatattttattattgtagtaataaataattataacataaccataatataacatattactacaatcataatattatattattataacaataataattatattatgataatataatataatattataatatactattaataatataacaagataatatattatattatattatatgattatattataataatgttatattatatataaaatataatataatataatataaactattatattataataatgcaATCTAATATAatcatatttaataataatatgatattattacactataatataatataatctatTATATTATAATCTATTATTAAATTAGATTCtaatttgttatattatattgttatattatatacaatattactatataatattatattatattatgtcaTGTTCTAATAATAgtacattacattatattatattgtagtaatattgtactattaataatacattatcatatcatatcatatcatattatgttatattattatgctatagtattcaatattatattatactatattataataatattatacaaaataataatgTTTAAATAcgtaataatatataatattatattatattatactccaCTATGCAATGCTATGCAATATCTTTTATTGTCATTTTATCATACCGAAAGCACTTTCTCATTTTgattaccaaacatatgttaaagcttcacaatactttagaaatatggttaccaaacaacaagtagctttttataaaaattctacttcaaaaagctctatttttcaaaagctcaacTTCTAAAAGttctaaaagctctactgccaacagcaaTCCCAAACAGGACCTTAAATTGTTAAGACTATGTCCAAATGTTTTGGTCGTACATGCATGAtacatgcatgaaacatatgcAAATGTCtgtgcatgcatgtgcatgtgGTGGTTTTGCAAGATATTCCAATGAATCAGGTTTTAGCTTATTATCCCTTTCTTAGGGTTATCAGTGAAAGATGTCCTCATTGAATAGTTATTTTGCACTTCCTCAAAAAGAGTTTTGCTATTCCTTTCCAAATAATGGCACAAAATTTATCATGGATGCCCCAACCTGATATCTGATatacaatttcttttctttttcttcatatttttggaGCATCATACTTTTATGTGATGTACATTTGGTTGTTATTGATAGTTCCATACTTGAAAGGGTGCTGATGCTGTAATAACTATCCTAAGATTGCAGAATTTGGCTTGTATGATTTTGTGCATCAGTTCAGTtagtttttcaattttttggttTACCTAGTTAATCTCTTATGTTCATCTTTATCCTGTGCATCTCTGTAATGATGTCCTAATTTTTTTCTCAGACGGATCCAAATTGGGGGAACTTCCTTTATGATGAGACTGCAAAAATGATTaatctcattgactttggggcAGCTCGTGAATACCCACAGCATTTTGTAGATGACTACCTGCGAATGGTATGCACTCTGCATTTTTCATGTAGTCACCTTTCTGAGGTTTTCAAAGAGACTACTTCCTCACTAAATCTTTATGCAGGACTttaaatccttatctatctgcaattataatttttaatgcTTTTTGTGGTTCCAAGCTATAACGAGATATCTGAAACTACAATAACATCAGAGATTGTAAAATGTATCAAAGATAATGCTAAAAAACATGTTTTGGATTGAAACTTTTCACTTTTCCAAAACATGTTGGAAACGTAGTATCTTGTAAAGAAACTTTTTCCTTCGGCTCTTGGTGCTAAAATTAATTTACCTTGAGTGAGCAGGTAATGGCTTGTGCAAATAATGATAGAGATGCCGTGATAGAAATGTCCCGTAGGCTAGGCTTCCTTACAGGTGAGGAATCAGAGGTTATGTTAGAGGCTCATGTCCAAGCTGGCTTTATTGTGGGGCTACCCTTCTCGAAACCAGGTGGCTATGACTTCCGTTTGACCAACATCGCTCAAAGCATCTCCAACCTCGGAGCAACGATGCTTAAGCACAGGCTTACTCCACCACCTGATGAGGCCTACAGTCTGCACAGAAAACTCTCCGGTGCATTCTTGGCTTGCATCAAACTCGGTGCTGTGGTGCCATGCAGAGAATTGTTGCTACAAGTTTACCAACGGTACCAATTCAGCGACGATGGTGCTGAGATTTTGTCCAGTTCAGTGTAATCTATAGTGATGTCTTATTCTTGACCAATACAATAATGTTGTGCTGCAGCGGGCAGATCAATTTTTCTGAGACCATTTTTTGATTTGGCATCAATATTGGCATCAACTTGGTGTATGGCCTACTCAGTCAAAATACTTTGTATAGGCTTGTGCATTCGGAGTGCAATATTGGTGAAAACCTTGATTCTACCTTacctattttttaattatatttttacaaatacatttttttttacagAACACCCCAATTTTGTTTTAGAGTGCTTTCTCTTTTCCTATCCGCTTAGATAGGGATAAAAATT
The sequence above is drawn from the Phoenix dactylifera cultivar Barhee BC4 unplaced genomic scaffold, palm_55x_up_171113_PBpolish2nd_filt_p 000783F, whole genome shotgun sequence genome and encodes:
- the LOC103697353 gene encoding protein ABC transporter 1, mitochondrial, with translation MAPPLQDLRRLLRGVSLVALEAARRSPALEAARAGDLETLISRTLKSAVVSGTDIAGLTRGRPHRVSAPRTKESIVYFSDQVSEKAGARSEPQQDGSREASAVGIEEKVVTLEDSKDAKVGGELRDLDGTCEQKDQILDTSRGRNDGDGGENNVAVAPLKRRRPRERRVPSTPFSRAFGFAGLGAGLAWGTIQESAKRIVFGTPKSDEKQPVLSPFLSEQNAERLALALCRMRGAALKLGQMLSIQDETLVPAPILAALEIVRQGADVMPRSQLNDVLDAELGPDWSSKLRSFDYEPLAAASIGQVHRAVMKDGLEVAMKIQYPGVADSIESDIENVRRLLDYTNLIPKGLFLDKAMKVAKEELSRECDYVLEATNQKRFHGLLSGSEGFYVPMVFDEISSRRVLTTELVTGIPIDKVALLSQETRNYVGKKLLELTLKELFVFRFMQTDPNWGNFLYDETAKMINLIDFGAAREYPQHFVDDYLRMVMACANNDRDAVIEMSRRLGFLTGEESEVMLEAHVQAGFIVGLPFSKPGGYDFRLTNIAQSISNLGATMLKHRLTPPPDEAYSLHRKLSGAFLACIKLGAVVPCRELLLQVYQRYQFSDDGAEILSSSV